One genomic window of Borrelia coriaceae includes the following:
- a CDS encoding DUF603 domain-containing protein yields MSRFKKSFDDYIVYFKEGKLNDTNIAKEMGVSKANVSKMRHKWEAVKDNSEYVNNNKLTIHQDTLTNILLHATSSNAQARDLKSQFSMARSLLGIEFINSFSRYVELELKTHDDQIDQIETKITSLSKECKHSQEENSNQDLTLQLSQLKKEREVKKMQLYYEMLQKLKATDVESRFKFQV; encoded by the coding sequence ATGAGTAGATTCAAAAAATCATTTGATGATTATATTGTGTATTTTAAAGAAGGAAAGCTTAATGACACTAATATTGCAAAGGAAATGGGTGTCTCAAAAGCAAATGTAAGTAAAATGAGACACAAATGGGAAGCGGTTAAAGACAATTCTGAATATGTTAACAATAATAAACTTACTATTCATCAAGATACTCTAACTAATATCTTACTTCATGCTACAAGTAGTAATGCTCAAGCCCGTGATTTAAAGAGTCAGTTTAGTATGGCTCGTAGCCTTCTAGGAATAGAATTTATAAATTCATTTAGTAGATATGTAGAGTTAGAACTTAAAACTCATGATGATCAAATAGACCAAATAGAAACCAAGATCACAAGTCTTTCTAAAGAGTGTAAGCATTCACAAGAAGAAAATAGTAATCAAGACTTAACACTTCAACTATCACAACTTAAAAAGGAAAGAGAAGTTAAGAAAATGCAGTTGTATTATGAGATGCTGCAAAAGCTAAAAGCAACAGATGTAGAATCACGTTTTAAATTTCAAGTTTAA